A genome region from Nocardia sp. NBC_00565 includes the following:
- a CDS encoding potassium transporter Kup codes for MDTEAEVSPSTHAAGGGGPVRAAIVVGALGVVFGDIGTSPIYTLQTVFNPNDPHPVPISTDNVYGVVSLIFWSVMIIVTVTYVLLVMRADNDGEGGIMALITLLRRLGGGRGGRVAAVLAGLGIFGAALFFGDSMITPAISVLSAVEGLKVVEPGLAELIVPITVVIIVGLFAVQRRGTAAVGRLFGPVMIVWFVSIGACGVAGIAEHPEILKALSPTYALSFMFGHFGIAFFALAAVVLSVTGAEALYADMGHFGRKAITRGWLGLVLPACVLSYFGQGALLLGDESAVDSPFFLLAPGWARLPMVLLATAATVIASQAVITGAFSVASQAAQLGYLPRLRVAHTSESTIGQIYVPWINWVLMVSVITLVFAFRSSAALAFAFGMAVTATITITTLLFFYIARTKWRIPLWLVLLGAIPLLVVDVLFLAANMTKLVHGAWLPLLIGLTAFTVMTTWARGRDVVTRARAQVEGPLRAFVDQLQDYRPPLLRIPGTAVFLNRGKETAPLAMRANVEHNRVLHEHVVILSIITLPVPRVPDAQRTEIDPLGYSEDGIIHVNAYFGYMETPNVPNTLRLLDPAKTEGRISVDDASYFLSKIELTKGTEPTMAQWRKSLFIATSYITADAAEYFGLPGERTVIMGSRIEV; via the coding sequence ATGGACACAGAGGCCGAAGTAAGTCCGTCGACGCACGCGGCGGGCGGCGGCGGACCCGTTCGGGCCGCGATTGTGGTCGGCGCGCTCGGCGTCGTGTTCGGTGATATCGGAACCAGCCCGATCTACACCCTGCAGACCGTCTTCAATCCGAACGACCCGCACCCGGTGCCGATCAGCACCGACAACGTGTATGGCGTTGTGTCGCTGATCTTCTGGTCGGTGATGATCATCGTCACCGTGACCTACGTCTTGTTGGTGATGCGCGCCGACAACGACGGTGAGGGTGGGATCATGGCGCTGATCACGCTGCTGCGGCGACTGGGTGGGGGACGAGGTGGTCGGGTGGCCGCGGTGCTGGCCGGGCTCGGTATCTTCGGCGCCGCACTGTTCTTCGGCGACAGCATGATCACTCCCGCGATCTCGGTGCTATCCGCGGTGGAGGGACTGAAGGTTGTCGAGCCGGGATTGGCAGAGCTGATCGTGCCGATCACGGTGGTGATCATCGTCGGGCTGTTCGCGGTCCAGCGCCGTGGCACGGCGGCGGTCGGTCGGCTGTTCGGACCGGTGATGATCGTCTGGTTCGTATCGATCGGTGCATGCGGGGTCGCAGGGATCGCCGAGCATCCGGAGATCCTGAAGGCGCTCTCGCCGACCTATGCGCTGAGCTTCATGTTCGGGCACTTCGGAATTGCGTTCTTCGCGTTGGCCGCGGTCGTGCTCTCGGTCACCGGTGCGGAGGCGCTCTATGCCGACATGGGTCATTTCGGCAGGAAGGCGATCACTCGCGGCTGGCTCGGGCTCGTGCTACCCGCATGTGTGCTGAGCTACTTCGGCCAGGGTGCGCTGCTGCTCGGTGACGAGAGCGCCGTGGACAGCCCGTTCTTTCTGCTCGCACCCGGCTGGGCGCGGTTGCCGATGGTGCTGCTTGCGACCGCCGCGACGGTGATCGCCTCACAAGCGGTGATCACCGGCGCGTTCTCGGTGGCCTCGCAGGCGGCCCAGCTCGGTTACCTGCCGAGGTTGCGAGTCGCGCACACCTCGGAATCAACGATCGGACAGATCTACGTGCCGTGGATCAACTGGGTGCTGATGGTGTCGGTGATCACGCTGGTGTTCGCCTTCCGCAGTTCGGCGGCGTTGGCATTCGCGTTCGGCATGGCGGTGACGGCGACGATCACCATCACGACGCTGTTGTTCTTCTACATCGCCCGCACCAAGTGGCGCATCCCGCTGTGGCTCGTCCTGCTCGGTGCCATCCCCTTGTTGGTGGTCGACGTGCTGTTCCTGGCGGCGAACATGACCAAGCTGGTGCACGGTGCGTGGTTGCCGCTGCTGATCGGGCTCACCGCCTTCACCGTGATGACCACCTGGGCGCGTGGTCGCGACGTCGTCACCCGAGCGCGAGCGCAGGTGGAAGGTCCGCTGCGCGCCTTCGTCGACCAGTTGCAGGACTATCGGCCGCCGCTGCTGCGGATCCCGGGCACCGCGGTATTCCTCAACCGAGGCAAGGAGACCGCCCCGCTGGCGATGCGGGCCAACGTCGAGCACAATCGCGTGCTGCACGAACACGTGGTGATCCTGTCGATCATCACGCTGCCGGTGCCGCGGGTACCGGACGCGCAGCGGACCGAGATCGACCCGCTGGGCTACTCCGAGGACGGAATCATCCACGTCAACGCATATTTCGGGTACATGGAGACACCGAACGTCCCGAATACCCTGCGCCTGCTCGACCCGGCGAAAACCGAAGGCCGGATTTCGGTCGACGACGCCTCCTACTTCCTGTCGAAGATCGAACTGACGAAGGGGACCGAACCGACGATGGCGCAATGGCGCAAGAGCCTGTTCATCGCCACCTCCTACATCACCGCTGATGCCGCCGAGTATTTCGGCCTGCCCGGCGAACGAACCGTCATCATGGGTTCGCGAATCGAGGTCTAG
- a CDS encoding helix-turn-helix transcriptional regulator — translation MGLDQVCQVYLPASTALVLKVPRDEIDHRVPLDEPRRVVFDMGCGLGRVVQGIIRDVHAEQSALTDREFNAVCDRVSELLCMMAMGDMSPQRAHLAETTEVIRRYVRENVGVADLRLPAVARALGWSPRQLRLALEQAGTTYRAVRQDEAMRAARGMLEQQGPLAIAISEVAARSGFTVNWFSTAFKVRYGETPRDFRKRRWAESADSSSAVTLPD, via the coding sequence GTGGGTCTGGACCAGGTGTGTCAGGTGTATCTCCCGGCTTCGACGGCACTTGTCCTCAAAGTCCCGCGGGACGAGATCGATCACCGAGTGCCGCTTGATGAGCCCCGCCGAGTGGTGTTCGACATGGGTTGTGGCCTGGGGCGAGTCGTGCAGGGGATCATCCGCGATGTCCATGCCGAACAATCGGCTCTGACCGATCGCGAGTTCAATGCGGTCTGTGACCGCGTCAGCGAACTGTTGTGCATGATGGCCATGGGCGACATGTCCCCACAGCGGGCTCATCTGGCCGAGACTACGGAGGTCATTCGGCGCTACGTGCGGGAGAATGTCGGTGTCGCCGACCTTCGGTTGCCCGCAGTTGCGCGAGCGCTCGGCTGGTCGCCTCGGCAGTTGCGGTTGGCGTTGGAGCAAGCAGGCACCACATACCGTGCGGTACGCCAAGACGAGGCGATGCGTGCGGCCCGCGGCATGTTGGAGCAGCAGGGACCGCTGGCGATTGCGATCAGCGAGGTGGCCGCGCGCAGTGGATTCACCGTGAACTGGTTCTCCACCGCGTTCAAGGTTCGCTATGGCGAAACACCACGCGACTTCCGGAAGCGTCGATGGGCCGAGTCGGCCGACAGTTCGAGCGCGGTAACGCTGCCGGACTGA
- a CDS encoding VOC family protein: MTNRNDLPAPELGLLLTHFLTVRDVARSRDFYAEIFGGRVVLEENPAIVKVANSWIIMNPGGGPTPDKPDVILAPPEPGDPISSFLNVRVADIAAFYSDAKAKGAQFLTEPLDRKAEIRCYLRDPDGYLIEIGQATGMLHGIYADRHAGSAENGES, encoded by the coding sequence GTGACCAATCGGAACGACCTACCTGCTCCCGAACTGGGACTGCTCCTGACGCATTTCCTGACCGTGCGCGACGTGGCTCGCTCCCGAGATTTCTACGCCGAAATTTTCGGCGGCCGGGTCGTGCTGGAGGAGAACCCGGCCATCGTCAAGGTCGCCAACAGCTGGATCATCATGAACCCGGGCGGCGGCCCGACCCCGGACAAGCCCGATGTCATTCTGGCTCCCCCGGAACCAGGTGATCCAATCTCGTCATTCTTGAACGTGCGGGTCGCCGACATCGCCGCGTTCTACTCCGACGCCAAAGCCAAAGGGGCACAATTCCTCACCGAACCACTCGACCGCAAAGCTGAGATCCGGTGTTATCTCCGCGACCCAGACGGCTACCTCATCGAGATCGGCCAGGCCACCGGCATGCTCCACGGCATATACGCCGACCGGCATGCAGGGAGCGCTGAAAACGGAGAAAGTTAG
- a CDS encoding acyltransferase family protein, with amino-acid sequence MIETASSELIVRQADSNDRTYIARPARAEFRADVEGLRAVAVLAVVVFHAGAQGVSGGFVGVDVFFVISGFLITGMLWREVAVTGTIGLARFYGARARRLLPAAGIVLVATAVGAAMLLPPLQAREVLGDGIASALYAGNYRLALQGTDYLAADAPPSPFQHYWSLGVEEQFYLVWPALIIGIAWFAQRRRRPGADASPVPYLLVLTVVAAVSFAVSLAWTSTLPSLAFFALPARAWELAVGGIVALSVPVWRRFPAPLATVAGWLGLALIVLSCTHLDGRTPYPGTAALLPVLGAALIVAAGCAGPWLGVGRALSAAPLRALGRLSYSWYLWHWPVLLLAPRLVGHPLDAVGSVGAVVTAGGLAMLTLWFVEDPARFAAPLRRSATLSLAGGGVVTAVAVIVGVVLLMLVPVPVGRGAAAEALTVVAAPDAPPSEALDPHDAAVQQLTAQVQVAVAASAESHSVPSNLSPALADAPADKAAVFGNGCVRSWLDVGQPECASGDLGSTSMVALVGDSHAAMWSPAFEQIAEQRHWRLETMSKVTCPLMELPITSPYLGREYTECVQWRHQILARLQAEHPRLIVLSMSRRYGGDFGFTTYDQAWIDSLSHLTTQLRATGANVLVLGPIPDPHTTVPTCLSDHLDDALVCSPPRPVAVNDAGIAAERAATTTGDGQYADLTALFCTTDRCPLITRDNLIYRDDNHMTVTYAKSLAPIVAALAERSLARD; translated from the coding sequence ATGATAGAGACTGCCTCCAGCGAATTGATAGTTCGGCAGGCCGACTCGAATGACCGAACGTATATCGCGCGGCCTGCGCGGGCGGAATTTCGGGCTGACGTCGAGGGGCTGCGCGCGGTCGCGGTGCTGGCCGTCGTTGTCTTTCATGCGGGTGCGCAGGGTGTCAGTGGCGGGTTTGTCGGTGTCGATGTTTTCTTCGTCATCTCCGGGTTTCTCATCACCGGAATGTTGTGGCGTGAGGTGGCGGTTACCGGCACGATCGGGCTTGCGCGGTTCTATGGCGCTCGGGCGCGCAGGTTGCTACCTGCTGCGGGCATCGTGCTGGTGGCGACCGCGGTTGGTGCGGCGATGCTGTTGCCTCCGTTGCAGGCCCGCGAGGTGCTCGGCGACGGGATTGCCAGTGCGTTGTACGCGGGAAATTATCGGCTTGCCCTGCAAGGCACCGACTATCTCGCCGCCGATGCGCCGCCTTCGCCGTTTCAGCACTACTGGTCGCTCGGGGTGGAGGAGCAGTTCTATTTGGTGTGGCCTGCGCTGATCATCGGCATCGCCTGGTTTGCGCAGCGCCGCCGCAGGCCAGGAGCGGACGCCTCGCCGGTTCCGTATCTGCTTGTCCTCACGGTAGTTGCCGCGGTGTCGTTCGCGGTTTCGCTGGCCTGGACCAGCACGCTGCCGTCGCTGGCGTTCTTCGCGCTACCCGCACGGGCGTGGGAGCTGGCTGTCGGTGGCATCGTGGCGCTCTCGGTCCCCGTATGGCGCCGATTTCCGGCACCGCTGGCCACCGTCGCCGGGTGGCTAGGGCTGGCATTGATCGTCCTGAGTTGCACCCACTTGGACGGGCGGACACCGTATCCCGGTACCGCGGCGCTGCTGCCCGTGCTGGGCGCCGCGTTGATCGTCGCCGCGGGCTGTGCCGGACCCTGGCTGGGAGTCGGTCGCGCATTGTCGGCGGCTCCGCTGCGGGCGCTCGGTCGTCTTTCGTACTCCTGGTATCTCTGGCACTGGCCGGTGCTGCTGCTCGCGCCACGGCTGGTCGGTCACCCGCTCGATGCGGTCGGCTCGGTGGGCGCGGTCGTCACGGCCGGTGGCCTCGCCATGCTCACACTGTGGTTCGTCGAGGATCCCGCCCGTTTTGCGGCGCCGCTGCGGCGTTCGGCCACGCTGAGCCTCGCCGGCGGCGGTGTCGTCACCGCGGTCGCCGTCATCGTTGGGGTGGTGCTGCTCATGCTCGTGCCCGTCCCGGTGGGCCGTGGAGCGGCGGCCGAGGCCCTTACCGTGGTGGCGGCGCCAGACGCGCCGCCGTCGGAAGCCCTCGATCCGCACGACGCGGCGGTTCAACAGCTGACCGCGCAGGTGCAGGTCGCCGTCGCGGCATCGGCCGAATCGCATTCGGTTCCGTCGAATCTTTCCCCGGCGCTCGCCGACGCGCCTGCCGACAAAGCGGCGGTGTTCGGAAACGGTTGCGTGCGTTCCTGGCTCGATGTCGGGCAGCCCGAGTGCGCTTCGGGCGATCTCGGCTCGACAAGCATGGTGGCACTGGTGGGCGACTCGCACGCCGCGATGTGGAGCCCGGCGTTCGAGCAGATCGCCGAGCAGCGGCATTGGCGCCTGGAAACGATGAGCAAGGTCACCTGCCCGCTGATGGAACTGCCCATCACCAGCCCTTACCTGGGCCGGGAGTACACCGAATGTGTGCAGTGGCGTCATCAGATCCTGGCCCGGCTGCAGGCCGAACATCCGCGGCTGATCGTGCTGAGCATGTCCCGGCGGTACGGCGGCGACTTCGGGTTCACCACCTACGACCAAGCCTGGATCGATAGCCTGTCCCACCTGACCACACAGCTGCGGGCGACCGGCGCGAATGTCCTTGTTCTCGGGCCGATTCCGGATCCGCACACCACCGTGCCGACCTGCCTATCCGACCATCTGGACGACGCGCTGGTCTGCTCCCCGCCACGGCCGGTCGCCGTGAACGACGCGGGCATCGCAGCCGAACGGGCCGCGACGACGACGGGCGACGGGCAGTACGCCGACCTCACCGCGCTGTTCTGTACCACTGACCGCTGCCCGCTCATCACCCGCGACAACCTGATCTACCGGGACGACAATCACATGACGGTCACCTACGCCAAGTCGCTCGCGCCGATCGTTGCCGCGCTGGCCGAGCGCTCGCTCGCCCGCGACTGA
- a CDS encoding cytochrome P450 — protein sequence MTRSSTSPEPTTSEAPPSTGIRLGLFRDPFRFVMDSAARHDGLVRLGAGPLETYIVSHPDYVRRILQTNAANYVKGSMMEPFRAALGNGLVTSEGDLWKQQRRLMQPAFHARQLQLMEEHISACLDRAVKRWADSAGPVNFLDECIELNVEIVLGVLFSTSIDAERVERLRELTSEVFVGLASKVWTFFLPNWFPLPGAVRYRRAVAALDAEVYGLIEERRAGGVEHEDMLGLLLAAQDADSGERMSDQQLRDEIFTLFMAGYETTATGLTWAAYELAHHPDVVETMVAELDRVATGERPTFAELPQLEYGRRVIDEAFRLHPAFPIWFRSTVEPDLLGPYRVPENAKIILNPGSCKDSPPSGQPLNGLVESVPGGMSDADLFVCPRLVDGRGGHRRDGGGRMRDR from the coding sequence ATGACGCGATCTTCGACAAGTCCCGAACCGACGACGTCCGAAGCACCACCATCCACTGGCATCCGGCTGGGTCTGTTCCGCGATCCGTTCCGTTTCGTCATGGACTCCGCAGCCCGCCATGACGGCTTGGTCCGACTCGGTGCCGGGCCCCTCGAAACCTACATCGTCAGCCACCCGGACTACGTGCGCCGAATCCTGCAGACCAACGCGGCGAACTATGTCAAAGGTTCGATGATGGAGCCGTTCCGCGCCGCACTGGGAAACGGGCTGGTCACCAGTGAAGGTGACCTGTGGAAACAGCAGCGGCGGCTCATGCAACCGGCCTTCCACGCTCGTCAACTGCAGTTGATGGAGGAACACATCTCGGCATGCCTCGACCGTGCCGTAAAACGGTGGGCGGACAGCGCCGGTCCGGTGAACTTCCTAGACGAGTGCATCGAACTCAACGTCGAGATCGTACTGGGCGTGCTGTTCAGCACCTCGATCGATGCCGAGCGAGTGGAACGGCTGCGCGAGCTCACCTCCGAGGTGTTTGTGGGGCTGGCGTCGAAGGTGTGGACGTTCTTCCTGCCCAACTGGTTTCCACTGCCGGGTGCGGTCCGCTATCGCCGTGCGGTAGCGGCTCTGGACGCGGAGGTCTATGGACTCATCGAGGAACGCCGGGCCGGCGGCGTCGAACACGAAGACATGCTCGGGCTGCTGCTAGCCGCGCAGGACGCAGACTCCGGTGAGCGGATGAGCGATCAGCAGTTGCGCGACGAGATCTTCACGTTGTTCATGGCGGGTTACGAGACGACCGCCACCGGATTGACCTGGGCCGCCTACGAACTGGCACACCACCCCGATGTAGTCGAGACGATGGTCGCCGAGCTCGATCGGGTCGCGACCGGGGAGCGACCCACCTTCGCGGAGCTTCCACAGCTGGAGTACGGGCGGCGCGTCATCGATGAGGCGTTCCGCTTGCATCCGGCGTTCCCGATCTGGTTCCGCAGCACCGTCGAGCCCGATCTCCTGGGTCCGTATCGTGTGCCGGAGAACGCGAAGATCATCCTTAATCCCGGTAGCTGTAAAGATTCGCCCCCTTCTGGACAGCCGCTGAATGGTTTGGTGGAATCGGTGCCGGGAGGGATGAGCGATGCCGATCTTTTCGTGTGCCCGCGGCTGGTGGATGGTCGGGGTGGCCACCGCCGCGATGGTGGTGGCCGGATGCGAGACCGATAA
- a CDS encoding alpha/beta fold hydrolase, which translates to MIEKELAHMFLAHEGVDLAYDVRGSGQALLLIHGSGVPAAIWGRTIDDLTTDGHRVIAYDRRGYGASTHAPVRDYRRHVADAVFLLEQVAAGPASVVGWSSGGNIALALTADRPDLVQRLIVVEPPLHGLRHPTAGSLGMIGRAKWAQLRGKPEKSAEIFFRVVAGEASFQALSEHQQNMIRAHASNILAELDPHPFGAMFEHFPMRRIKDIEVPVTFLIGANSNVFFHKVHRRITGAVPSIRTEVIPGAGHLVHIEAPDAFTAAIRTAMSDHHSGR; encoded by the coding sequence ATGATCGAAAAGGAGTTGGCGCACATGTTCCTTGCCCACGAGGGCGTGGACCTTGCTTACGATGTGCGCGGATCCGGGCAAGCGTTGCTGCTGATTCACGGGTCGGGTGTACCGGCCGCGATCTGGGGTCGGACTATCGATGACCTGACGACGGACGGACACCGCGTCATTGCCTATGATCGGCGCGGCTATGGCGCGTCGACGCACGCGCCGGTGCGCGACTACCGCCGCCACGTGGCCGATGCGGTTTTCCTGCTCGAGCAGGTGGCCGCGGGCCCGGCCAGCGTGGTCGGCTGGAGTTCGGGCGGCAATATCGCGCTGGCGCTGACCGCCGACCGTCCCGACCTGGTGCAGCGGCTGATCGTGGTGGAGCCGCCGCTGCACGGTCTGCGGCATCCGACGGCAGGTTCGCTGGGCATGATCGGACGGGCCAAATGGGCCCAGCTACGCGGGAAGCCCGAAAAGAGCGCCGAGATCTTCTTCCGCGTTGTGGCCGGCGAGGCGTCGTTCCAGGCGCTGTCCGAACACCAACAGAACATGATCCGTGCCCACGCGAGCAACATCTTGGCCGAACTCGACCCACATCCGTTCGGTGCGATGTTCGAGCACTTCCCGATGCGCAGGATCAAGGACATCGAGGTCCCCGTGACCTTCCTGATCGGCGCGAACAGCAACGTCTTCTTCCACAAGGTGCACCGGCGGATCACCGGCGCCGTGCCATCGATCCGCACCGAGGTGATTCCCGGCGCGGGCCACCTTGTGCACATCGAGGCCCCGGATGCCTTCACCGCCGCGATCCGCACGGCGATGTCGGACCACCACAGCGGCCGGTGA
- a CDS encoding DUF3558 family protein: protein MPIFSCARGWWMVGVATAAMVVAGCETDNHAQSAAASSSSIAAPPVAPVPPQPWTMADLTYHPCSALDADDIARLVLEPTPSAAMPPRALPACSWFSVQTSVSGSFTIGFAPNTSDLTDLAERKVRVPLEQQIAIDGHRAVLAPSVRPDGRNGSCGVQVSVLSGGSFHLGIAVPGISTGVDWDVCAKTIGVAATILTRLR from the coding sequence ATGCCGATCTTTTCGTGTGCCCGCGGCTGGTGGATGGTCGGGGTGGCCACCGCCGCGATGGTGGTGGCCGGATGCGAGACCGATAACCACGCACAGTCGGCGGCTGCGTCGTCGTCGAGCATCGCGGCCCCGCCGGTCGCCCCAGTACCGCCGCAACCATGGACCATGGCCGATCTCACCTACCATCCGTGCAGCGCGCTCGATGCCGACGACATTGCTCGCCTCGTCCTCGAACCCACACCCAGTGCCGCAATGCCCCCACGCGCGCTGCCGGCCTGTTCCTGGTTCTCCGTGCAAACCTCTGTTTCTGGCAGCTTCACTATCGGATTCGCACCGAATACCAGCGACCTCACCGACCTCGCTGAGCGTAAAGTTCGTGTTCCGCTCGAGCAGCAGATCGCCATCGATGGTCACCGCGCCGTGTTGGCGCCCAGCGTCCGTCCCGACGGCCGCAACGGCAGCTGCGGTGTCCAAGTATCGGTGCTTTCCGGCGGATCGTTCCACCTCGGGATCGCGGTCCCCGGGATATCCACCGGCGTCGATTGGGATGTGTGCGCCAAGACCATTGGCGTCGCCGCCACCATCCTTACCCGCCTACGCTGA
- a CDS encoding DUF5996 family protein produces MAETTRAEIASSRWPRLRVEEWTATRDTVHMWTQIIGKIRLANAPMINHWWQVTLYVSPRGLTTSAMPYEAGVFDIEFDFTEHRLHIRASDGDARQVALEPKPVADFYAETMGALDELGIAVEIQAKPNEVDPAIPFADDYEHASYDRDAVHLFWRQLVAAHRVMSEFRSYFIGKVSPVQFFWGAMDLACTRFSGRAAPKHPGGAPNCGDWVMVEGYSHELSSCGFWPGGGDEGAFYAYAYPEPDGFADYPVGPRHAFYSVDNGQFLLPYEAVRTAADPERTLLEFLHTTYQAAAERGKWDRAALECDPHRWNQKQRTLNPRRES; encoded by the coding sequence ATGGCCGAGACCACTCGCGCGGAGATCGCGTCGTCGCGCTGGCCGCGGTTGCGGGTCGAGGAGTGGACCGCTACCCGCGACACGGTGCACATGTGGACCCAGATCATCGGCAAGATTCGACTCGCTAACGCGCCGATGATCAACCACTGGTGGCAGGTCACCCTCTACGTCAGCCCGCGGGGTTTGACCACCTCCGCGATGCCCTACGAGGCCGGTGTGTTCGACATCGAGTTCGACTTCACCGAGCATCGGTTGCACATACGAGCCAGTGATGGCGACGCCCGTCAGGTCGCGCTCGAACCCAAGCCGGTCGCAGATTTCTATGCCGAAACAATGGGTGCGCTCGACGAGCTCGGCATTGCGGTAGAAATTCAGGCGAAGCCCAACGAGGTCGATCCTGCGATCCCGTTCGCCGACGACTACGAGCATGCTTCCTATGATCGCGACGCCGTGCATCTGTTCTGGCGCCAACTCGTCGCGGCCCATCGAGTAATGAGCGAATTTCGCTCGTATTTCATCGGCAAGGTGAGCCCGGTGCAGTTCTTCTGGGGAGCCATGGATCTGGCCTGTACCAGGTTCTCCGGCCGCGCCGCGCCGAAGCATCCGGGCGGCGCGCCCAACTGTGGTGATTGGGTGATGGTGGAGGGCTACTCCCACGAGTTGAGTAGTTGCGGTTTCTGGCCGGGTGGCGGTGACGAAGGCGCCTTCTACGCCTACGCCTATCCCGAACCCGACGGCTTCGCCGACTATCCGGTCGGTCCTCGGCACGCCTTCTACAGCGTCGACAACGGCCAGTTTCTGCTGCCCTACGAGGCGGTACGCACTGCCGCAGATCCGGAACGAACCCTGCTGGAATTCCTGCACACCACCTATCAAGCGGCCGCCGAACGCGGCAAGTGGGACCGAGCAGCACTCGAATGCGATCCGCACCGGTGGAACCAGAAACAGCGAACACTGAACCCGCGGAGGGAATCGTGA
- a CDS encoding cytochrome P450: protein MSTPPPQTHPQSCPVFHGSPFDSDDPRVPMHAPEFAADPHHAYREMRRQYGSLAPVELAPGVPATLVIGYHTAVRILNDPEHFPADPRTWQKTVPADCPILPLVEWRPIGSKSAGLDLVRYRQAITASIDTIDLYALHRIVEEIAIPLVNTFCQDGTADLISQYVFPLVFEVVNTLLGCPPQIGQRLAAGTAAIVEGVDADNGNKMLFEALLELVALKRAEPGNDITTVLLRHPAELDELEVVHNVAAVYGTGIEFLLNLIVNTLLVILTDDRFGGSVMGGNLCSREALDEVLFNDPPLANLLISYPRQPILVDNVWLPAHQPIVISMVACNNDPAIRTEDLSGNRAHLAWGIGPHACPAQSAAYLIAQDAIDQILDALPEMRLDTTTGAPTWRPGPFHRALTALPVTFPPSAPLNVYGESAVQPAVRS from the coding sequence TTGAGTACGCCGCCGCCCCAAACCCATCCCCAATCGTGCCCGGTCTTCCACGGCTCGCCGTTCGATTCCGATGACCCGCGGGTGCCGATGCATGCGCCGGAATTCGCCGCCGATCCGCACCACGCCTACCGCGAAATGCGAAGGCAGTATGGCTCTTTGGCGCCTGTCGAGCTAGCGCCGGGGGTACCCGCCACGTTGGTGATCGGTTACCACACAGCGGTGCGGATCCTCAACGATCCTGAGCACTTCCCCGCCGACCCGCGCACCTGGCAGAAGACCGTCCCCGCCGACTGCCCCATCCTCCCGCTTGTGGAGTGGCGTCCTATCGGGAGTAAAAGCGCCGGGCTCGATTTGGTGCGCTACCGGCAGGCCATCACCGCGAGCATCGACACAATAGATCTGTATGCGCTCCACCGCATTGTGGAGGAGATCGCCATCCCGCTGGTCAACACCTTCTGCCAGGACGGTACCGCCGATCTGATCAGCCAGTACGTGTTCCCGCTGGTGTTCGAGGTCGTCAATACCCTGCTCGGCTGCCCGCCGCAAATAGGGCAGCGCCTCGCCGCGGGTACGGCCGCGATCGTCGAGGGTGTCGATGCCGACAACGGCAACAAGATGTTGTTCGAGGCGCTGCTGGAATTGGTGGCGCTCAAACGGGCCGAACCCGGAAACGACATCACCACAGTGCTGCTGCGGCATCCAGCCGAACTCGATGAACTGGAGGTGGTCCACAACGTCGCGGCAGTCTACGGCACGGGGATCGAATTCCTGCTGAACTTGATCGTCAACACCCTGCTGGTGATCCTCACCGACGATCGGTTCGGTGGCAGCGTGATGGGCGGGAACCTCTGTTCGCGCGAGGCTCTGGACGAGGTCTTGTTCAACGACCCGCCGCTAGCGAACCTCCTGATCAGCTACCCCCGTCAGCCAATCCTCGTCGACAATGTCTGGCTGCCCGCACACCAGCCGATCGTCATCAGCATGGTGGCATGCAACAACGACCCCGCGATCAGGACGGAGGATCTGTCGGGCAATCGCGCACACTTGGCATGGGGCATCGGCCCGCACGCCTGCCCAGCGCAATCGGCCGCCTACCTGATCGCTCAGGACGCCATCGATCAGATTCTCGACGCGCTGCCCGAGATGCGGCTGGACACAACGACCGGCGCACCGACCTGGCGGCCGGGCCCCTTCCACCGAGCCCTGACCGCACTGCCGGTAACGTTCCCACCCTCTGCTCCATTGAACGTGTACGGCGAATCGGCTGTCCAGCCAGCCGTCCGTTCGTGA